Proteins found in one Pelmatolapia mariae isolate MD_Pm_ZW linkage group LG7, Pm_UMD_F_2, whole genome shotgun sequence genomic segment:
- the LOC134631799 gene encoding parathyroid hormone-related protein-like, translated as MCSIVVLHQWSLAVFLLCSPVTLDGRPVDALSSRTKRSVGHAQLMHDKGRTIHEYTRRMWLHELLEEVHTADDRAPPAQSRTSSQSFSGNHQKPSGATKDLSDRFRQDRVGPNLPQETNKAQAYKESLKVATKRKKKVRLGRRRENDKKRRRARSVLTKAPPRMAI; from the exons ATGTGCTCTATAGTCGTGCTTCATCAGTGGAGTCTGGCTGTGTTCTTGCTGTGCTCTCCGGTGACTCTCGATGGGAGACCAGTTGATGCACTTAGTAGCAGAAC gAAGAGGTCAGTAGGCCACGCCCAGCTGATGCATGATAAGGGACGCACCATACACGAGTACACGCGCCGCATGTGGCTACACGAGCTGCTGGAGGAGGTGCACACGGCTGATGATCGTGCTCCACCTGCGCAAAGCAGAACCTCAAGCCAAAGCTTCAGTGGAAACCACCAGAAGCCCTCGGGGGCCACCAAAGATCTCTCTGACAGGTTCAGGCAGGACAGAGTGGGCCCTAACCTCCCTCAGGAGACCAACAAAGCTCAGGCTTATAAGGAGTCACTTAAAGTTGCCaccaagaggaaaaaaaaggtgaggCTGGGCCGGCGTAGAGAAAACGATAAGAAGAGGAGGCGAGCACGGTCTGTCCTAACAAAGGCGCCACCACGGATGGCTATCTAA